In Streptococcus porcinus, the genomic window CCAAGTATAATCTTTAAATTTCATATTATTCTTTCTCTTTTATTTTTCTTTTAAAAAAAAATTACTTATTATCATTTTCAACAAACATAGCAATTGACTTCGAAATATACTCAGCTAATCCTTCACCAAATTTATCAATATTTTTTCTAAATTCTAGATTATTATAATAGGTCTTACCAATTATGCCAAAAACCTCTAAGGAGCAATCAAAAGCATATTTATTTAATGTATCATAAAGTTCTATACAAATATTTTGAACTTCTTTCTCTTTTGGTTGTAGCTCTGTATTCATTTTTTGTGCAAACTTTATAAAAATATCGTTAAAGTATTCGTTAACTTCTAATTCTATCCCTTTTTGTCTCTTTGAAGCTTCGATAATGGCTTCCTTACCAAACTTTTCTAACGCTTTACTTTGATATTCAATATTATCTAATAACGTGAAACCATCAAATTTATTTAAAGTTCGATTCTCAAGTTTGGATTTTTTGGCGTCAATTGTTCTTTGTACATTCTCCATAAGAACCGAAATCTTATTTTGCTCATCGGCTAGCATTTTTAATTGAGATTGTAATACTAAGATACTATCAAAATCTTTTCCATTCATTATTTTTCTTATTTTATCAAGAGAAAATCCAAGAAATCTATAATATCTAATTATTTTTATGTTTTCAATATCTTCATTTGTGTAATATCGATACCCATTATCAGATTTATTGACCTTTAATAGACCAATCTGATCATAATGATGTAGTGTTCTAATGGTAACTCCTGAAATTTGTGCTGCTTCTTTTATTAAATACATATTTTCTCCTTAGTTGATTTTATCATAAACTGTTGACCTTGACGTTACGTCAAGGTGTATAATTTTTTTATTAATAAAAGGAGAAAATATTATGCAACTACATTTAATCGAGTCTGATAAAATATATAAAGAAATTTTAGAAACTCCAATTGAAAAAAGAGATGAGGTTTTTAAACAAAAGTTACTAGTTCCATTTATAAATAAATTTAAAATACAAAACATCTCTTTTGACGAAAATATCTCTTTTAATGTTATGACTTTAATGAGTTTTATGCATAAGATGCCAAAGGATCTTAAAGAGGAAGATATTTCATCCATTAATCGGTTTGATAATAAATTCTGGAAAAATATATCCGATGCCTTTCATCATTCTATTGAAACATTCACGTCTCGAGGCGTAAAATTACCTGTAAAAGATTATTATCTAACTGCTTTATTAGGTAACCCTAGTAGTCCTATGTTATCGATTAATGAAAACTATAGCGGTGATGGCGGAATTCCTGGCTATATTTTTCTTTCTCTTGTTCCAAATGATTATACAATTAATAGAATAGCATCAGCAGTTGCTCATGAATGTAATCATAATATTAGATATCAATTTATTGAATGGGGAAAAGGTCCACTTAAAGAAATGATTGTGTCTGAAGGTCTTGCCGAAAACTTTGCAGAAAAAATGTATGAAAAAGAAAATATCGGACCTTGGGTTACAAAGAACGATTTAGATACATTAAATCAAGTTATTAAGCCAATAATAAAAGAAAACCTCTTTATTGATAATATGCAAGAAGCCATGCCATATTTATATGGTGATGAAATTACAAAAATGCAGGGTGGAAAAAGTGTTGGTCTTCCTTATGCTTCTGGCTATACCTGTGGCTATTATCTCATTAAATATTATTTACAAAAAACTGGATTATCTATTGAAGAAGCAACATTAAAAACTGCGGATGAAATCCTAACTGAAGTAGATGATTTTTGGTCTTAGACTATCAAATAGACCAAGGCCGTATCTATTCATAACAGAAAATCACACTTATCGGACAAGTGTGATTTTTTTATATTGAAAATACTTTTCTTAAAGCCAATTTTCAATATCCTACCTTAGAACAAAAAAACTTTATAAATATTTTTAACTATTAGAGTTCTTGATACAACTTATAAATAGAAAATTTCTGATAACTTTCCTGTAGCACTTCCTCAAATTTGTTCCAATAATAGTCTGCTTGAGATTTTGATTTTAATAAACTAAAACAAATTTCTGGATCATCAATATTATTAATAAATATTTCATTTAGATTCTTATTCTATGAATCAATTAGAGGACGATTTCTGATATATGATTTGCAAATCATTTATCATTGCTCTTTCATAGCATTTGAAATGTGAAGTAGTCCAAGTTGAAAGTTGCTGAGCCCAATCAAGAAACAAATTCTTTCTTCCTTCATCATCTGATATGTCTGAAAAAGAAATTATTCTAATAAGTGTTTCATCGACACTTTAAGCAAAAATTCCAAATCATAGTGTACTAATCTTCAAGAAAAAATTTTTTTAATA contains:
- a CDS encoding MerR family transcriptional regulator; this translates as MYLIKEAAQISGVTIRTLHHYDQIGLLKVNKSDNGYRYYTNEDIENIKIIRYYRFLGFSLDKIRKIMNGKDFDSILVLQSQLKMLADEQNKISVLMENVQRTIDAKKSKLENRTLNKFDGFTLLDNIEYQSKALEKFGKEAIIEASKRQKGIELEVNEYFNDIFIKFAQKMNTELQPKEKEVQNICIELYDTLNKYAFDCSLEVFGIIGKTYYNNLEFRKNIDKFGEGLAEYISKSIAMFVENDNK
- a CDS encoding DUF2268 domain-containing protein, whose translation is MQLHLIESDKIYKEILETPIEKRDEVFKQKLLVPFINKFKIQNISFDENISFNVMTLMSFMHKMPKDLKEEDISSINRFDNKFWKNISDAFHHSIETFTSRGVKLPVKDYYLTALLGNPSSPMLSINENYSGDGGIPGYIFLSLVPNDYTINRIASAVAHECNHNIRYQFIEWGKGPLKEMIVSEGLAENFAEKMYEKENIGPWVTKNDLDTLNQVIKPIIKENLFIDNMQEAMPYLYGDEITKMQGGKSVGLPYASGYTCGYYLIKYYLQKTGLSIEEATLKTADEILTEVDDFWS